The Arachis hypogaea cultivar Tifrunner chromosome 16, arahy.Tifrunner.gnm2.J5K5, whole genome shotgun sequence genome contains a region encoding:
- the LOC112754674 gene encoding COP9 signalosome complex subunit 2: MASDADMEDYGFEYSDEEQEEQDVDIENQYYNSKGLVETDPEGALSGFAEVVRMEQEKAEWGFKALKQTVKLYYRLGRYKEMMEAYREMLTYIKSAVTRNYSEKCINSIMDYVSGSASQNFGLLQEFYQTTLKALEEAKNERLWFKTNLKLCKIFFDIGEYGRMSKILKELHKSCQREDGTDDHKKGTQLLEVYAIEIQMYTETKNNKKLKQLYQKALTIKSAIPHPRIMGIIHECGGKMHMAERQWAEAATDFFEAFKNYDEAGNHRRIQCLKYLVLANMLMESEVNPFDGQEAKPYKNDPEILAMTNLIAAYQRNEILEFEKILKSNRRTIMDDPFIRNYIEDLLKNIRTQVLLKLIKPYTRIRIPFISQELNVPEHDVEQLLVSLILDNRIQGHIDQVNRLLERSDRSKGMKKYTAIDKWNTQLKSLYQTISNRG, from the exons ATGGCTTCCG ATGCTGATATGGAGGACTATGGATTTGAGTACTCTGATGAGGAGCAAGAGGAGCAAGATGTTGATATTGAGAATCAATATTACAATTCGAAAG GTTTGGTTGAAACTGATCCAGAAGGTGCACTTTCTGGTTTTGCTGAGGTAGTGCGCATGGAACAAGAAAAGGCTGAATG GGGATTTAAAGCTCTAAAACAAACTGTCAAGCTCTACTATCGACTTGGGAGGTATAAAGAGATGATGGAAGCCTACAGGGAGATGTTGACTTATATTAAGTCTGCAGTGACTCGTAACTACAGTGAAAAATGCATAAACAGCATTATGGACTATGTCTCAGGTTCAGCTAGCCAGAACTTTGGTCTTCTGCAAGAATTCTACCAGACAACTCTGAAAGCCCTTGAAGAAGCAAAGAATGAG AGATTGTGGTTTAAGACAAACCTGAAGCTTTGTAAGATTTTCTTTGATATTGGTGAATATGGACGAATGAGCAAG ATCTTGAAGGAACTTCACAAATCTTGTCAAAGAGAAGATGGCACAGATGACCATAAGAAAGGAACCCAACTGTTGGAGGTTTATGCAATAGAAATCCAGATGTACACAGAGACCAAGAACAACAAAAAACTCAAG CAACTTTACCAGAAAGCACTTACTATTAAGTCAGCTATTCCCCATCCAAGAATAATGGGGATAATCCATGAATGTGGGGGTAAAATGCATATGGCAGAGCGCCAGTGGGCAGAAGCAGCTACTGACTTCTTTGAAGCTTTTAAGAATTATGATGAAGCTGGGAATCATAGGCGGATCCAATGCTTGAA GTACCTTGTTCTTGCCAACATGTTGATGGAGTCTGAAGTGAATCCTTTTGATGGACAGGAGGCTAAGCC ATACAAGAATGATCCGGAAATTTTGGCAATGACAAATTTGATAGCAGCCTATCAACGGAATGAAATATTGGAATTTGAGAAAATACTGAAG AGTAACAGAAGAACCATCATGGATGATCCATTTATCAGAAATTACATTGAGGATCTGCTGAAGAATATCAGAACACAAGTCTTGCTTAAGCTCATCAAACCATATACAAGGATAAGGATACCATTTATATCTCAG GAACTGAACGTTCCCGAACATGATGTTGAGCAGCTGCTTGTGTCACTGATTCTGGATAATAGAATTCAAGGACACATTGATCAAGTGAACAGGCTCTTGGAACGTTCTGATAG GTCGAAAGGAATGAAAAAATACACTGCCATAGACAAATGGAACACACAGCTAAAATCTCTCTATCAAACAATCAGCAATAGAGGTTAG